The following nucleotide sequence is from Terriglobales bacterium.
CCCATCGACACCACGCGCCTGCAAAGACTGATTCGAGTCACCCAAGGCGCCGTCGAACAGGAAAAGCGCCGCTTTCGCCGCGTCCCGGTTCGCTCCAAAGTCCGCCTCAGCTCTGATCAGGGCGAATTGGACTGCGAAACGATCGACCTCAGCCTGAACGGCATGATGGTCCATTCTCCCCGCACCGTTCCCGCGGGTTCGCACGTTCGAGTCACCCTCGACATGCCCAACGGCGCCAAGCCTCTTCTCGGTACCGGAGCAGTAATGAGGACTGTCGGCGAGCATCAGATGGGAATTCAGTTCAATCTGTTGCGGACAGACGAAAGCGGAAGGCTGCAAGAGTTTCTCCTTCCACTCATCATCGAGGGCTGAATGATCCTTCTCTCGCGCACGGATTTGCGTCTAGGCCGCCGGAACACCCTCGCGAATCCGCCAGCGGTCTGGATGGCTCACGCATGCTTGTAAGTCCAGCCGCGCTTGCTCACTCATACGTCATCGCAGAAACGGACACTAAAGAACTCGAAACCGCGCCGCCAAGATGATTGACACGCGCGGGAAATGTCGCACAATTGAATCACCTCTCCCGGACGTATTCCGGTCTGATCATTACCCCTTCCAGAACTGAGCGTATATCCATGTCAGCAGACACAATCGATCGCGTAATAGCGCACCGAATCAAGCTGTTCATCAAAACCACCTCCATCTGTGCTGTAGCCATAGGAGCGCTAGTCCTTGGTGGGTGGATCGTGAACGCGCGTATGCTGAAGTCGGTCCTGCCCGGGCTTGCGTCCATGAAGGCAAACACCGCCTTCTGCATCCTGCTACTGGGGATATCCTTGTGGTTCTCGGACTCCCACTCCCCGCGTTTCGATAGGATCGAATCCAAACGCAT
It contains:
- a CDS encoding response regulator; this encodes MPRRALIVDDEPAVCQLIQGVLTSSGLDSLTLTKSADATGYLRDEKFDVVLLDFAMPAPSGIELAQQARGSGFNQRTPIIMISDDQRPSAVSEGFDAGASFFLYKPIDTTRLQRLIRVTQGAVEQEKRRFRRVPVRSKVRLSSDQGELDCETIDLSLNGMMVHSPRTVPAGSHVRVTLDMPNGAKPLLGTGAVMRTVGEHQMGIQFNLLRTDESGRLQEFLLPLIIEG